A genomic region of Rhodococcus pyridinivorans contains the following coding sequences:
- a CDS encoding flavin-containing monooxygenase yields MRVEHVDVLIVGAGLSGIDAGYRLQTQCPDLGYAILESRDAIGGTWDLFRYPGIRSDSDMYTLGFPFRPWRGEKSIADGPDILQYIRDTAAEFGIDRRIGFGHRVIDASWSSEDARWTVRASTGQGTVEMSCSFLYLCSGYYSYESGYLPDIPGLQDFAGTVVHPQFWPENLDYEGKRIVVIGSGATAVTLVPALAEKAEHVTMLQRSPTYVMSLPARDPIATRIRRLLPDRVAHRAVRTKNVVANLGFYQFCQRFPSAAKRMLRTLTERRLRGRIPVDPHFSPRYDPWDQRLCVVPDSDLFRTLRAGKAEIVTDRIDTVTEKSVRLESGRELEAEILIPATGLQLVPAGGIEFVVDGEKIDLSARFIYRGMMLDGLPNAAMCLGYTNASWTLRADLASLYVCRLLRYMRRNGYRSAVPRYSGDGRTRPLLGLNAGYIHRAEGALPKQGSRSPWLMRQNYLLDLPTMRLGRVDESMQFTP; encoded by the coding sequence ATGCGCGTGGAACACGTCGACGTACTGATCGTGGGAGCCGGATTGTCCGGCATCGATGCCGGTTACCGGTTGCAGACACAGTGCCCGGATCTCGGGTACGCCATCCTCGAGAGTCGCGACGCGATCGGTGGTACGTGGGATCTGTTCCGCTATCCGGGGATCCGATCGGACAGCGACATGTACACGCTCGGCTTCCCGTTCCGCCCGTGGCGGGGCGAGAAGTCCATCGCCGACGGCCCCGACATCCTGCAGTACATCCGCGACACCGCCGCCGAATTCGGCATCGACCGACGGATCGGGTTCGGCCACAGGGTGATCGATGCATCCTGGTCGTCGGAGGACGCCCGGTGGACGGTGCGTGCCTCGACCGGGCAGGGAACCGTCGAGATGTCCTGTTCCTTCCTCTATCTCTGCAGCGGCTACTACAGCTACGAGTCGGGTTACCTCCCCGACATCCCCGGTCTGCAGGACTTCGCGGGCACGGTCGTGCATCCGCAGTTCTGGCCCGAGAACCTCGACTACGAGGGGAAGAGGATCGTGGTGATCGGCAGTGGCGCCACGGCCGTCACGCTCGTGCCCGCCCTGGCGGAGAAGGCCGAGCACGTGACGATGCTGCAGCGCTCCCCCACCTACGTGATGTCGCTGCCCGCGCGCGACCCGATCGCGACGCGGATTCGACGCCTGTTGCCGGACAGGGTGGCCCACCGCGCAGTGCGGACGAAGAACGTCGTAGCCAATCTCGGCTTCTACCAGTTCTGCCAGCGGTTCCCCTCGGCCGCGAAACGCATGTTGCGCACCCTCACCGAACGTCGCCTACGCGGCAGGATCCCGGTCGATCCCCACTTCTCACCGCGCTACGACCCGTGGGATCAGCGACTGTGCGTGGTCCCCGACTCCGACCTGTTCCGCACCCTGCGCGCCGGGAAGGCCGAGATCGTCACCGACCGGATCGACACCGTCACCGAGAAGAGTGTCCGCCTCGAGTCCGGCCGCGAACTCGAGGCCGAGATCCTGATCCCCGCGACGGGTCTGCAACTGGTGCCTGCGGGCGGAATCGAGTTCGTCGTCGACGGGGAGAAGATCGACCTCTCGGCCCGGTTCATCTACCGTGGCATGATGCTCGACGGCCTGCCCAATGCCGCGATGTGTCTCGGCTACACCAACGCGTCGTGGACCCTGCGTGCCGATCTCGCGTCCCTCTACGTGTGCCGGTTGCTGCGGTACATGCGACGCAACGGTTACCGTTCGGCGGTTCCGAGGTATTCGGGCGACGGGCGTACCCGCCCGCTGCTCGGTCTCAACGCCGGGTACATCCACCGCGCGGAAGGTGCTCTGCCCAAGCAGGGTTCGCGCAGCCCGTGGCTGATGCGGCAGAACTATCTCCTCGACCTGCCCACCATGCGGCTCGGGCGTGTCGACGAATCGATGCAGTTCACGCCCTGA
- a CDS encoding class I SAM-dependent methyltransferase translates to MTQPGYDALADLYVELFPDPYLTPLERHTVAAFSEMVCQSQVQGVVLDVGCGPGYVAADLADRGLDVIGLDPSTEMLRIARGAYPALRFVRDDARLGSDELRDVVPSAIIARFSLIHVPPSEIPGILDGWTERIPSGGVVLIAGQTTDAPGEVVEFDHAVAPAWRWHPDRLAAALSDAGFDEVWRTVGRPDADHRFPDVHLAARRR, encoded by the coding sequence GTGACCCAGCCCGGATACGACGCCCTCGCGGATCTGTACGTCGAGCTGTTTCCCGATCCGTACCTGACTCCGCTCGAACGCCACACCGTCGCCGCCTTCTCCGAGATGGTGTGCCAGAGCCAGGTGCAGGGTGTCGTGCTGGACGTGGGCTGCGGGCCCGGATACGTGGCCGCGGATCTCGCCGACCGCGGACTCGACGTGATCGGCCTCGATCCCAGCACCGAGATGCTGCGCATCGCGCGGGGCGCCTACCCCGCCCTGCGATTCGTGCGGGACGACGCGCGACTCGGGTCCGATGAGCTCCGCGACGTGGTTCCGAGCGCGATCATCGCGCGGTTCAGCCTCATCCACGTTCCGCCGTCCGAGATCCCCGGGATCCTCGACGGCTGGACGGAGCGGATTCCGTCCGGCGGCGTGGTGCTCATCGCGGGGCAGACCACCGACGCGCCGGGTGAGGTGGTCGAGTTCGATCACGCGGTGGCGCCGGCGTGGCGGTGGCACCCGGATCGTCTCGCCGCGGCGTTGTCCGACGCCGGATTCGACGAGGTGTGGCGGACGGTCGGCCGCCCCGACGCCGACCATCGCTTCCCCGACGTCCACCTGGCGGCGCGCCGACGCTGA
- a CDS encoding putative quinol monooxygenase, which translates to MIIVAGHLTVDADRREFYLATCRSVVEAARRAPGCLDFAVTADLIEPDRVCIYERWESQAHLDDFRGSGPDDDQAREIRSMEVSEYLVPDVQPSNE; encoded by the coding sequence ATGATCATCGTCGCAGGACATCTCACCGTCGACGCCGACAGGCGTGAGTTCTATCTGGCGACCTGCAGGTCCGTCGTCGAGGCCGCCCGTAGAGCGCCGGGCTGCCTCGACTTCGCTGTCACCGCCGACCTGATCGAGCCCGACCGCGTCTGCATCTACGAACGGTGGGAGTCACAGGCACACCTCGACGACTTCCGCGGCAGCGGACCCGACGACGATCAGGCCCGGGAGATCCGGTCGATGGAGGTCTCCGAGTACCTCGTCCCGGATGTGCAGCCGTCGAACGAGTAG
- a CDS encoding pirin family protein translates to MTSAAPTPVLQVFRLGMPWQTIDPFLFVAHHVDAYPAGNDELGPDASLDGRPLGQDFGNPAGWSMYHGTTVPGFPGHPHRGFETVTFVRSGFVDHSDSVGAAARFGEGDTQWLTAGNGVVHSEMFPLLNKDSDNPLELFQIWLNLPAESKAVDPHFSMLWNEDTPTVIVSDEAGRTVSVRVIAGELDDVTPPPPPPNSWASRPGTDVAIWNIDLSSGTGWELPAARGEQTQRVLYVYNGSPVRIGDRTIESGHGAVVDASVPVHLTGGDEGTQILMLQGRPIGEPVVSYGPFVLNDEAGVRQAFEDYRRTGFGGWPWDSDGPVHERDAGRFARYPDEKLEQR, encoded by the coding sequence ATGACGTCAGCAGCCCCTACTCCGGTACTCCAGGTCTTCCGGCTCGGTATGCCCTGGCAGACGATCGATCCCTTCCTGTTCGTCGCACACCACGTCGACGCGTATCCGGCGGGCAACGACGAGCTCGGACCCGACGCGTCGCTCGACGGCCGCCCGCTCGGCCAGGACTTCGGCAACCCGGCGGGCTGGAGCATGTACCACGGCACCACCGTCCCAGGATTCCCCGGCCACCCGCACCGCGGCTTCGAGACGGTGACCTTCGTGCGCTCGGGTTTCGTCGACCACTCCGATTCGGTGGGCGCGGCGGCGCGTTTCGGTGAGGGCGACACGCAGTGGCTCACCGCCGGCAACGGGGTCGTCCACAGCGAGATGTTCCCTCTGCTGAACAAGGATTCGGACAATCCGCTCGAGTTGTTCCAGATCTGGCTGAACCTGCCCGCCGAGTCGAAGGCCGTCGATCCGCACTTCTCGATGCTGTGGAACGAGGACACCCCCACCGTGATCGTCTCGGACGAGGCCGGACGCACCGTCTCCGTCCGCGTCATCGCCGGTGAGCTCGACGACGTGACTCCGCCGCCGCCCCCGCCGAATTCGTGGGCGTCCCGACCCGGCACCGACGTGGCGATCTGGAACATCGACCTGTCGTCCGGTACGGGCTGGGAACTGCCGGCCGCGCGCGGTGAGCAGACGCAACGGGTCCTGTACGTGTACAACGGTTCCCCCGTGCGGATCGGTGACCGGACGATCGAGTCCGGGCACGGGGCCGTCGTCGACGCGTCGGTGCCGGTGCACCTCACCGGCGGCGACGAGGGCACGCAGATCCTGATGCTGCAGGGTCGCCCGATCGGCGAACCCGTCGTCTCGTACGGCCCGTTCGTGCTCAACGACGAGGCGGGTGTCCGCCAGGCGTTCGAGGACTACCGCCGCACCGGATTCGGCGGATGGCCCTGGGACAGCGACGGTCCCGTGCACGAACGTGACGCCGGCCGGTTCGCGCGGTATCCCGACGAGAAGCTCGAGCAACGCTGA
- a CDS encoding spermidine synthase, whose amino-acid sequence MSRQRGGRAASSPRKEKTGAPGGPAEGLYDIDTGTCELVKDRYLADGWVLEINGVPSSHIDLSDPALLEFEYMRWIAMLVESRFEHDSRLRVLHLGGGACTMARYFAAVYPDARQVVVEIDGRLAELVRHWFDLPRAPLLRIRVGEARQVLTSLSDASRDVIVRDVFAYNRTPVALTTLQFTQHARRVLAPGGVYVVNCGDFRDLTVAKREAATIGEVFEHTVIIADPAMFKGRRYGNVVIAGSDLPLGDSPALARDLLGGAVPAQIRLGDQVEKFAAGARVLDDSEATTPPGTKSTGT is encoded by the coding sequence ATGAGCAGGCAACGAGGTGGCCGCGCCGCATCGTCGCCGCGCAAGGAGAAGACGGGTGCACCGGGCGGCCCGGCCGAGGGGTTGTACGACATCGACACGGGTACGTGCGAGCTCGTCAAGGACCGCTATCTCGCCGACGGATGGGTCCTCGAGATCAACGGGGTGCCCAGCTCGCACATCGACCTGAGCGACCCGGCCCTGCTCGAGTTCGAGTACATGCGGTGGATCGCGATGCTCGTCGAGAGCAGGTTCGAACACGACTCGAGATTGCGCGTGCTGCACCTCGGTGGGGGTGCGTGCACGATGGCGCGCTACTTCGCCGCGGTCTACCCCGACGCTCGGCAGGTCGTCGTCGAGATCGACGGTCGCCTCGCCGAACTCGTCCGCCACTGGTTCGATCTGCCCCGCGCTCCGTTGCTGCGTATCCGGGTGGGGGAGGCCCGTCAGGTCCTCACCTCGCTCTCCGACGCGAGCCGCGACGTGATCGTGCGGGATGTCTTCGCCTACAACCGCACTCCCGTCGCACTCACCACCCTCCAGTTCACACAGCACGCCCGACGCGTGCTCGCGCCCGGCGGTGTCTACGTCGTCAACTGCGGCGACTTCCGCGACCTGACCGTCGCGAAACGTGAGGCCGCGACGATCGGTGAGGTCTTCGAGCACACCGTGATCATCGCCGACCCCGCGATGTTCAAGGGACGCCGCTACGGCAACGTCGTCATCGCCGGCAGCGACCTGCCGCTCGGTGACTCCCCGGCCCTGGCCCGCGACCTGCTCGGCGGAGCCGTCCCCGCGCAGATCCGGCTGGGTGACCAGGTCGAGAAGTTCGCCGCCGGGGCGCGCGTGCTCGACGACAGCGAGGCCACCACACCGCCCGGAACAAAGAGCACGGGCACGTAG
- the ggh gene encoding glucosylglycerate hydrolase has protein sequence MPDRGFTSTQLAARAAYLLRGNDLGAMTSAAPKLYPHMWSWDAAFVAVGLAPLSVERAVVELDTLLSAQWKNGMIPHIVFANGVDGYFPGPARWAVSELAAHAPAQVQTSGITQPPVHAIAVQRILEHSRRHGRSTRAVAEEFLDRRWADLVRWHRWLAHARDLDGNSRIALYHGWESGMDNSPRWDTAYANVIAGPVPPFHREDLEHVADATQRPTDREYARYLWLLEEMKTARYEDSVLAKAMSFAVEDVFVSAVFSLSCEVLATIGEEHSRPNADVRELYQWAERFRKGVITTTDSRTGAAKDFDLRSGKWVATDTLAMFAPLLCGGLDRQAERALLRTFEGPKFCGHPDLRYAVPPSTSPVSGDFRPREYWRGPVWPVMTWLFSWAFARRGWAERANVLRAEGLRQVSDGTFAEYYEPFTGDPLGSMQQSWTAAAVLDWLG, from the coding sequence ATGCCGGACCGAGGATTCACCTCCACACAGCTCGCCGCACGCGCGGCGTACCTGCTGCGTGGGAACGACCTGGGCGCCATGACGAGTGCCGCTCCCAAGCTTTATCCACACATGTGGAGTTGGGATGCGGCGTTCGTCGCCGTGGGGCTCGCGCCGCTCAGTGTCGAACGGGCGGTGGTCGAACTCGACACCCTGCTCTCGGCGCAGTGGAAGAACGGGATGATCCCACACATCGTCTTCGCCAACGGTGTCGACGGCTACTTCCCGGGCCCGGCGCGCTGGGCGGTCTCCGAACTGGCCGCGCACGCACCGGCGCAGGTGCAGACCTCGGGTATCACACAGCCTCCCGTGCACGCCATCGCCGTACAGCGCATCCTCGAGCATTCACGACGGCACGGCCGCTCGACACGTGCTGTCGCCGAGGAGTTCCTGGATCGCCGGTGGGCGGATCTCGTGCGGTGGCACCGCTGGCTCGCGCACGCACGCGATCTCGACGGCAACAGCCGCATCGCGCTGTACCACGGGTGGGAGTCGGGCATGGACAACTCCCCGCGCTGGGATACGGCGTACGCCAACGTTATCGCCGGTCCGGTGCCGCCCTTCCATCGCGAGGATCTCGAGCACGTCGCCGACGCCACCCAGCGACCCACCGACCGTGAATACGCGCGTTATCTGTGGTTGCTCGAGGAGATGAAGACGGCGCGTTACGAGGACAGCGTGCTCGCGAAGGCCATGAGCTTCGCGGTCGAGGACGTCTTCGTCAGCGCGGTGTTCTCGCTGTCGTGCGAGGTGCTTGCAACCATCGGTGAGGAGCATTCCCGTCCCAACGCGGATGTGCGCGAGCTGTATCAGTGGGCCGAGCGGTTCCGGAAGGGCGTGATCACCACGACCGACTCCCGCACGGGCGCGGCGAAGGATTTCGATCTACGCAGCGGGAAGTGGGTCGCCACCGACACTCTCGCGATGTTCGCGCCACTGCTGTGCGGCGGTCTCGACCGGCAGGCCGAGAGGGCGCTGCTGCGCACCTTCGAAGGGCCGAAGTTCTGCGGGCATCCGGATCTTCGCTATGCGGTACCGCCGTCGACGTCCCCTGTCTCGGGCGACTTCCGTCCCCGCGAGTACTGGCGCGGACCGGTGTGGCCCGTGATGACGTGGTTGTTCTCGTGGGCGTTCGCCCGTCGTGGTTGGGCCGAACGGGCCAACGTGCTTCGCGCGGAAGGACTCCGGCAGGTGAGCGACGGCACCTTCGCCGAGTACTACGAACCGTTCACCGGCGACCCGCTCGGCAGCATGCAGCAGTCGTGGACCGCCGCAGCGGTATTGGACTGGCTCGGATGA
- a CDS encoding PhoX family protein, giving the protein MARRVLPLFVTHDGISSRSNITCKYKCGDACSHAVPNTSRSEYFGDIVRAAVSRRGVLRGGAMAVLAVGAGGVLTACADDSTAAAGSDAGAAGDLGPVPDGTNFTAVAPNTDDAVTVPEGYENDVVIRWGDPVLPDAPAFDIGNQTATAQEKQFGFNNDFAGLLPVDGRPDTYLLVVNHEYTTEPFIFADYDADDPTEEQVRIGIAGHGLSVVQVKGEPGTGRLTPEFGEYNRRITGTTEFLLTGPAAGSGLLKTTADPTGTRVAGTFNNCAGGLTPWGTVLSGEENFNQYFANAESVTDPVVAERLARYGLEGAETERKWERFDRRFDIAAEPNEVNRFGWIVEIDPWDPNSVPVKHTALGRFKHEAATVHITDDGTVVSYSGDDERFDYMYKFVSSRKMQPGNSRAAMRHNMTLLDAGTLYVAKLSGDHPDEIDGSGTLPEAGEFRGSGEWIPLLRANEDGSAESLVDGMSAEEVAVFTRLAGDRVGATKMDRPEDFEPNPVTGKVYVALTNNTKRGVDGAAPADEANPRENNKNGQVLEIDDDHAGTSFTWTLLLVCGDPNEADTYFGGFDKSQVSPISCPDNLAFDSYGNLWISTDGNALGSNDGLFSVVLDGPRRGETKQFLTVPIGAETCGPIVQDGRVVVCVQHPGETDDASWASPASHWPDGGDSQPRPAVVAAWKSDGGRIGV; this is encoded by the coding sequence GTGGCCCGTAGAGTCCTGCCCTTGTTCGTCACGCACGACGGCATATCGTCGCGCTCGAACATCACGTGCAAGTACAAGTGCGGGGATGCCTGTTCGCACGCCGTCCCGAACACCTCCCGCAGTGAATACTTCGGCGACATCGTGCGCGCGGCCGTCTCGCGTCGCGGGGTCCTGCGGGGCGGGGCCATGGCCGTGCTCGCCGTCGGCGCCGGTGGCGTTCTGACGGCCTGTGCGGACGATTCCACTGCCGCCGCCGGTAGTGACGCTGGGGCGGCAGGCGATCTCGGGCCGGTGCCCGACGGCACGAACTTCACGGCGGTCGCACCGAACACCGATGACGCGGTGACGGTTCCGGAAGGGTACGAGAACGACGTCGTCATCCGGTGGGGGGATCCGGTGCTGCCCGATGCACCGGCCTTCGACATCGGCAACCAGACGGCGACCGCACAGGAGAAGCAGTTCGGGTTCAACAACGACTTCGCCGGTCTGCTCCCGGTGGACGGCCGACCCGACACCTACCTGCTCGTCGTCAATCACGAATACACCACCGAGCCCTTCATATTCGCCGACTACGACGCGGACGACCCGACCGAGGAACAGGTACGCATCGGCATCGCCGGTCACGGGCTGTCCGTCGTCCAGGTGAAGGGCGAGCCCGGGACCGGGCGCCTGACACCGGAATTCGGCGAATACAACCGTCGTATCACCGGAACAACCGAGTTCCTTCTCACCGGACCGGCCGCGGGCAGCGGCCTGCTGAAGACCACCGCCGACCCGACGGGCACGCGGGTCGCGGGGACGTTCAACAACTGCGCCGGCGGGCTCACCCCGTGGGGCACCGTGCTGTCGGGCGAGGAGAACTTCAACCAGTACTTCGCCAACGCCGAGAGCGTCACCGACCCGGTCGTTGCCGAACGTCTCGCCCGGTACGGACTCGAGGGCGCGGAAACCGAACGGAAGTGGGAACGATTCGACCGGCGCTTCGACATCGCCGCGGAACCCAACGAGGTCAACCGGTTCGGGTGGATCGTCGAGATCGATCCGTGGGATCCGAATTCGGTGCCCGTCAAGCACACCGCACTGGGACGGTTCAAGCACGAGGCGGCCACCGTCCACATCACCGACGACGGCACCGTCGTGTCGTACAGCGGTGACGACGAACGCTTCGACTACATGTACAAGTTCGTCTCGTCGCGGAAGATGCAGCCCGGAAACTCGCGAGCTGCGATGCGGCACAACATGACCCTGCTCGACGCAGGCACGCTCTACGTCGCGAAGCTCAGCGGTGACCATCCGGACGAGATCGACGGATCCGGAACACTTCCCGAGGCCGGCGAGTTCCGCGGCAGCGGCGAGTGGATCCCGCTGCTGCGCGCGAACGAGGACGGCAGCGCCGAGTCGCTGGTCGACGGCATGAGCGCCGAAGAGGTCGCGGTGTTCACCCGCCTCGCCGGCGACCGGGTGGGCGCGACGAAGATGGATCGCCCCGAGGACTTCGAACCGAATCCGGTCACCGGCAAGGTCTACGTCGCACTCACCAACAACACCAAGCGCGGCGTCGACGGCGCCGCGCCGGCCGACGAGGCGAATCCGCGCGAGAACAACAAGAACGGTCAGGTCCTCGAGATCGACGACGACCACGCGGGTACGTCCTTCACGTGGACGCTGCTACTCGTGTGCGGCGACCCGAACGAGGCCGACACTTACTTCGGCGGCTTCGACAAGTCGCAGGTCAGTCCGATCTCGTGCCCGGACAACCTGGCCTTCGATTCGTACGGCAACCTGTGGATCTCGACCGACGGCAACGCACTCGGCTCCAACGACGGATTGTTCAGCGTCGTCCTCGACGGACCGCGCCGCGGTGAGACGAAGCAGTTCCTCACCGTGCCGATCGGCGCCGAGACGTGCGGGCCGATCGTGCAGGACGGCCGGGTCGTGGTGTGCGTCCAGCATCCCGGGGAGACCGACGACGCGTCGTGGGCGTCGCCGGCCTCGCACTGGCCCGACGGAGGCGACTCCCAGCCGCGTCCCGCCGTGGTCGCGGCGTGGAAGTCCGACGGCGGACGTATCGGGGTCTGA
- a CDS encoding alpha/beta fold hydrolase, which translates to MSNAPWLPPCTADDWDDGRRRRRLRDTRAGHHWVRFGRLRRALARTAVAALPLVALFTQYWAWDVAPVRERLALTQPQLHPIHDAATREDRDTAVVDLVGLGNLDATETATALPALSELGQVWAVEYDNSGLDTAVVSRLIHERAAWSGIENIVLTGHSMGGIIALEVAQHLYQDTDLEVTGVILDCTPLDLHAVRADARDAGEDLLRWIGWLPGARESRSMRMLVEVVARMDRFVLPSDRWYRRIDTEELHDVAVEVLNDKIFSTDAASNGLIESQFRAIVASGAIDNLRALADERDDKIRPAIAFLRPRNAVNDNVVDVEYSHRILIDQSGGVDGTLLVSKLDRTGHANPIQAPAEYNTAITNRVVPFVDGRPGEVEDDEEESPDGAFFDDDRPGARPIVDPDRIAPGGPRPIL; encoded by the coding sequence ATGTCGAACGCACCATGGCTACCGCCCTGCACCGCCGACGACTGGGACGACGGTCGGCGGCGGCGACGTCTCCGCGATACCCGCGCCGGTCATCACTGGGTACGGTTCGGCCGGCTTCGACGAGCCCTCGCGCGCACCGCCGTCGCGGCGCTCCCGCTCGTCGCCCTGTTCACCCAGTACTGGGCATGGGACGTCGCGCCGGTCCGTGAGCGACTCGCTCTCACGCAGCCACAGCTACATCCGATCCACGACGCGGCGACGCGGGAGGACCGCGACACGGCGGTCGTCGACCTGGTGGGCCTGGGCAACCTCGACGCGACCGAGACCGCCACGGCACTGCCCGCACTGAGCGAACTCGGGCAGGTGTGGGCGGTCGAGTACGACAACAGCGGTCTCGACACCGCCGTCGTCAGCCGCCTGATCCACGAGCGTGCCGCGTGGTCCGGGATCGAGAACATCGTGCTCACCGGGCACAGCATGGGTGGGATCATCGCCCTCGAGGTCGCCCAGCACCTGTATCAGGACACCGATCTCGAGGTGACCGGCGTGATCCTGGACTGCACGCCGCTCGACCTGCACGCCGTGCGGGCCGACGCGCGCGACGCCGGTGAGGACCTGTTGCGCTGGATCGGCTGGCTGCCCGGCGCACGGGAGAGCCGCAGCATGCGCATGCTCGTCGAGGTCGTCGCCCGCATGGACCGTTTCGTGCTCCCCTCGGACCGGTGGTACCGCCGTATCGACACCGAAGAGTTGCACGACGTCGCGGTCGAGGTGCTCAACGACAAGATCTTCTCGACCGACGCCGCGAGCAACGGACTGATCGAATCGCAGTTCCGGGCGATCGTCGCCTCCGGTGCAATCGACAACCTGAGGGCACTCGCCGACGAACGCGACGACAAGATCCGTCCCGCCATAGCGTTCCTCCGGCCACGGAACGCCGTGAACGACAACGTCGTCGACGTCGAGTACAGTCACCGGATCCTGATCGACCAGTCCGGCGGTGTCGACGGCACGCTGCTGGTGTCGAAACTCGACCGCACCGGACACGCCAATCCGATCCAGGCTCCCGCGGAATACAACACCGCGATCACGAACCGGGTGGTGCCCTTCGTCGACGGCAGGCCCGGCGAGGTCGAGGACGACGAGGAGGAGTCGCCGGATGGCGCGTTCTTCGATGACGACCGTCCCGGTGCCCGGCCGATCGTGGATCCCGACCGCATCGCCCCGGGCGGACCTCGGCCCATTCTGTGA
- a CDS encoding LLM class F420-dependent oxidoreductase: MTRPIRIGLQLQPQQQPDYGVIRDTVLRAEDAGADIVFNWDHFYPLYGNPDGAHFECWTMLGAWAEQTERVEIGALVTGGGYRNPDLLADMARTVDHISGGRLILGIGSGWFERDYDEYGYEFGTKGSRLDLLAEYMPRIVNRLGKLNPQPTRHIPILIGGGGPKKTLPMVAKYADIWHSFGEMETHAERSEILAQRCAEAGRRPEDIERSTSWPGADAAPSYVELGITQFTVGVGGPDYDLTELREAIAWRDDNSAPPLTGLS, from the coding sequence ATGACGCGCCCCATTCGCATCGGACTCCAACTACAGCCCCAGCAGCAACCCGATTACGGCGTCATCCGCGACACCGTGCTCCGCGCCGAGGACGCAGGCGCCGACATCGTGTTCAACTGGGACCACTTCTACCCGCTCTACGGCAACCCCGACGGCGCCCACTTCGAGTGCTGGACGATGCTCGGCGCCTGGGCGGAGCAGACCGAGCGCGTGGAGATCGGCGCACTGGTCACCGGTGGCGGCTACCGCAACCCCGACCTGCTCGCCGACATGGCCCGCACCGTCGACCACATCAGCGGCGGTCGTCTCATCCTCGGCATCGGCTCGGGCTGGTTCGAACGAGATTACGACGAGTACGGCTACGAGTTCGGCACCAAGGGCTCCCGCCTCGACCTGCTCGCCGAGTACATGCCCCGCATCGTGAATCGCCTCGGCAAGCTGAACCCGCAGCCCACCCGGCACATTCCCATCCTCATCGGTGGCGGCGGCCCGAAGAAGACGCTTCCGATGGTCGCGAAGTACGCGGACATCTGGCACAGCTTCGGCGAGATGGAGACCCACGCCGAGAGATCCGAGATCCTCGCGCAGCGCTGCGCCGAGGCCGGTCGTCGACCCGAGGACATCGAACGGTCCACCTCGTGGCCCGGCGCCGACGCGGCCCCGTCCTATGTGGAGCTCGGGATCACGCAGTTCACGGTGGGTGTCGGTGGTCCCGACTACGACCTCACCGAACTGCGCGAAGCCATCGCGTGGCGAGACGACAACTCCGCACCCCCGCTGACGGGGCTGAGCTGA
- a CDS encoding pirin-like C-terminal cupin domain-containing protein, with translation MRLSFPLLVHLPALRSGCTHAGSSTIDIDTTDGDTPARILTFSGPPIGEPVVLGGPFVMNTKVEITNAFEDFHAGKFGDIPSRSRLQYL, from the coding sequence GTGCGGCTTTCGTTCCCTCTGCTCGTCCATCTGCCGGCGCTGCGCTCCGGGTGCACGCACGCTGGCTCGTCCACCATCGACATCGACACCACCGACGGCGACACCCCCGCACGAATCCTTACCTTCAGCGGACCGCCGATCGGCGAACCCGTGGTGCTCGGCGGACCGTTCGTCATGAACACCAAGGTGGAAATCACCAATGCATTCGAGGACTTTCACGCCGGTAAATTCGGCGACATCCCCAGCCGGTCCCGACTGCAGTACCTCTGA
- a CDS encoding type II toxin-antitoxin system Phd/YefM family antitoxin: MAAITATEARKNFFPLVEQVNKDHTPVEIVSKRGNAVLMSKDDYDAMLETSYLMQSPANARRLLASMQRARGGEYTERELIE; this comes from the coding sequence ATGGCTGCTATCACTGCTACCGAAGCGAGAAAGAACTTCTTTCCGCTGGTCGAACAGGTCAACAAGGACCACACCCCTGTGGAAATCGTATCCAAGCGGGGCAATGCCGTCCTGATGTCGAAGGATGACTACGACGCCATGCTCGAGACCTCGTACCTGATGCAGTCTCCGGCCAACGCCCGACGACTGCTCGCCAGCATGCAGAGAGCTCGCGGAGGTGAATACACCGAAAGGGAACTCATCGAGTGA
- a CDS encoding Txe/YoeB family addiction module toxin has translation MNITFTDEAWDDYQFWISTDRKQLKRVNELIRDCQRDPYSGIGKPERLRHALSGLWSRRIDKEHRLVYEVIDGALVIIAARYHY, from the coding sequence GTGAACATCACCTTCACCGACGAAGCCTGGGACGACTACCAGTTCTGGATCTCGACCGACAGAAAGCAGCTCAAGCGTGTCAACGAGCTGATCAGGGATTGCCAACGAGACCCGTACTCGGGGATCGGCAAACCCGAACGGCTCAGACATGCCCTGTCAGGACTGTGGTCTCGACGTATCGACAAAGAACACCGCCTGGTCTACGAGGTCATCGACGGTGCCCTGGTTATCATCGCCGCCCGCTACCACTACTGA